A section of the Streptomyces xinghaiensis S187 genome encodes:
- a CDS encoding PucR family transcriptional regulator — MDLSDVAAVLRARVPELGEQMALRIRSQIDAYKDESLTPFDSLRASCTANVDLVLNHLRGTDAPDPDPSPSRETGRIRAEQGMPLADTLHAYRIGFEFLWSEILAEARTRPEVPDAELVSRSAEIWALFGLYAQTVAAAHREATTELTSQRQARRSALAEALFTGVIADLTTLRDAARELGLPERGPYAVAAAVAEAPGEEPLTGIESALRQARLPSTWPLLPDQQIGLVALPAPAAEGVFLRVLNGARGARVGVSPCFDSLRDAPQALRFARLALAGLRHTGPGVARFDDDPLAMVVAAAPAEAGHLMEVVLRPLLDLPAAERARLLETLEHWFATSGSAREVAGRLFVHPNTVRYRLRRIEELTGRSLSDPRAAAHIGAALLAVRTSEAGRSSRG, encoded by the coding sequence ATGGACCTGTCGGACGTGGCGGCCGTGCTTCGGGCACGGGTCCCGGAGCTCGGTGAGCAGATGGCGCTGCGCATCCGCTCGCAGATCGACGCCTACAAGGACGAGTCGCTGACCCCCTTCGACTCGCTGCGCGCATCGTGCACGGCCAACGTCGACCTGGTCCTGAACCACCTCCGCGGTACGGACGCCCCGGACCCGGACCCGAGCCCGTCCCGTGAGACCGGCCGGATCCGCGCCGAACAGGGCATGCCGCTGGCGGACACCCTGCACGCCTACCGGATCGGCTTCGAGTTCCTGTGGTCGGAGATCCTCGCGGAGGCACGGACCCGCCCCGAAGTCCCGGACGCCGAGCTGGTGTCGCGGTCGGCGGAGATCTGGGCGCTGTTCGGCCTGTACGCCCAGACGGTCGCGGCGGCCCACCGGGAGGCCACCACCGAACTGACCTCGCAGCGGCAGGCCCGGCGCTCGGCACTGGCGGAGGCGCTGTTCACCGGCGTCATCGCCGACCTCACCACCCTGCGGGACGCCGCCCGCGAGCTCGGCCTGCCCGAGCGCGGGCCCTACGCGGTCGCCGCGGCGGTGGCCGAAGCGCCCGGCGAGGAACCGCTGACGGGCATCGAGAGCGCGCTGCGCCAGGCCCGGCTCCCGTCGACCTGGCCGCTGCTGCCCGACCAGCAGATCGGGCTGGTCGCCCTGCCCGCACCGGCCGCGGAAGGCGTCTTCCTGCGCGTCCTGAACGGCGCCCGGGGCGCCCGCGTGGGCGTGAGCCCTTGCTTCGACTCGCTGCGGGACGCGCCACAGGCCCTGCGCTTCGCACGGCTGGCCCTGGCCGGCCTGCGGCACACCGGCCCCGGTGTCGCGCGGTTCGACGACGACCCGCTGGCCATGGTCGTCGCCGCCGCACCGGCGGAGGCGGGCCACCTGATGGAGGTGGTCCTGCGGCCCCTGCTCGACCTCCCGGCCGCGGAGCGCGCCCGCCTCCTGGAGACCCTGGAGCACTGGTTCGCCACCTCCGGCTCCGCCAGGGAGGTGGCCGGGCGGCTCTTCGTCCACCCCAACACCGTCCGCTACCGGCTGCGCCGCATCGAGGAGCTGACGGGCCGCTCCCTCTCCGACCCGCGGGCGGCGGCGCACATCGGCGCGGCGCTCCTGGCGGTCCGCACCTCCGAAGCCGGGCGCTCATCCCGCGGGTGA
- a CDS encoding glycoside hydrolase family 12 protein, which yields MPRRTLLRTVLPAAAALAGLTTLASAPAHAAVWSSSEQWGTWSNGGYTLYNNIWGSGTGPQTIWANSYSDWGVWADHPNTGGIKSYPNAKKVVNRPISQITTLTSHYNVTVPNSGAYNTSYDIWDTDYDHEIMLWVNRTGPVGPLGSHQGDVSLGGHSWSVYRGDNGHNAVYTFIRSSNSTAGTVNIKPVLDWLRNTKGWIGDETIGDVQFGYEITSSAGGLDFRTNSFGVSSS from the coding sequence ATCCCCCGCAGGACGCTGCTCCGCACCGTCCTCCCCGCCGCGGCCGCGTTGGCCGGCCTGACCACCCTGGCCTCCGCGCCCGCCCACGCCGCCGTCTGGTCCTCCTCCGAGCAGTGGGGTACCTGGTCCAACGGCGGCTACACCCTCTACAACAACATCTGGGGCTCCGGCACCGGCCCGCAGACCATCTGGGCCAACTCGTACAGCGACTGGGGCGTCTGGGCGGACCACCCGAACACCGGCGGCATCAAGTCCTACCCCAACGCCAAGAAGGTCGTGAACAGGCCGATCAGCCAGATCACCACGCTGACCAGCCACTACAACGTCACGGTCCCGAACTCCGGCGCCTACAACACGAGTTATGACATCTGGGACACCGACTACGACCACGAGATCATGCTCTGGGTCAACCGGACGGGCCCCGTCGGCCCCCTCGGCTCCCACCAGGGCGACGTCTCGCTGGGCGGCCACAGCTGGTCGGTGTACCGGGGCGACAACGGCCACAACGCCGTCTACACGTTCATCCGCTCCTCCAACTCGACCGCCGGCACGGTGAACATCAAGCCGGTCCTCGACTGGCTGAGGAACACCAAGGGCTGGATCGGCGACGAGACCATCGGTGACGTCCAGTTCGGCTACGAGATCACCTCCTCGGCCGGCGGCCTGGACTTCCGCACCAACAGTTTCGGCGTCTCGTCGAGCTGA
- a CDS encoding beta-galactosidase — protein MPHSAGPGTPGRLRLADAVRGRVLYGGDYNPEQWPEETWPEDVRLMRAAGVTLVTVGVFSWARIEPEPGARDFGWLDTVLGLLDGAGIGVCLATPTASPPPWLGARHPGTLPRDPAGSVVWYGSRNHFCASSAVYRDHAAALTGDLAARYTGHPALRLWHVGNEYATPCWCDATARHFRRWLRHRYGTLDALNEAWGAAFWSQAYGSWDELIPPRRAQYLVNPAHALDFRRFTSDALLECFTAERDILRAHDPDTPVTTNFMPFFAGVDGWAWAAGEDVVSADIYPDPADPHGGAENALVQDLTRSQADGPWMLMEQAAGAVNWRPVNRPKPRGLMRLWSLQAVARGADAVCFFQWRQSRQGSEKFHSAMLPHAGEHSRTFQQVRELGAELASLGGEVAGRPVPAGAAVLHDWDAWWSAQGEGRPSALVTHDGLLRAWHRALWEAGITADFARPTADLGRYRLVAVPHLHLLTDDSLRNLTAYVRGGGTLVCGFFTGVTDGDDRVRPGGVDARLRELLGIATVHEWWPLAEDETVTLATVAAASGLPGTFTGTLWSEDLELAGAEPVAVLRGGELDGGPAVTRHRHGAGTAWYVSTLPEPPALRALLAHAADAAGLRPALPGLPAGVEAVRRGDLLFLLNHSGAPAVVPLPAPATDVLTGRDHTAAVRLDRHGAAALRTGARRTGAPHAPHAPEPPPP, from the coding sequence ATGCCGCACTCCGCGGGACCCGGGACGCCCGGCCGCCTCCGCCTCGCGGACGCGGTCCGCGGCCGGGTCCTCTACGGCGGCGACTACAACCCCGAGCAGTGGCCCGAGGAGACCTGGCCCGAGGACGTCCGGCTGATGCGCGCGGCCGGGGTCACCCTCGTCACCGTCGGCGTCTTCTCCTGGGCGCGCATCGAACCCGAGCCCGGCGCACGGGACTTCGGCTGGCTGGACACCGTCCTCGGGCTGCTGGACGGCGCCGGCATCGGCGTCTGCCTCGCCACGCCCACCGCCTCGCCCCCGCCCTGGCTCGGCGCCCGGCACCCCGGGACCCTGCCGCGCGACCCCGCGGGCTCAGTCGTCTGGTACGGCTCGCGCAACCACTTCTGCGCCTCCTCCGCCGTCTACCGCGACCACGCCGCCGCGCTCACCGGGGACCTCGCCGCCCGCTACACCGGCCACCCCGCGCTGCGCCTGTGGCACGTCGGCAATGAGTACGCCACCCCCTGCTGGTGCGACGCCACCGCCCGCCACTTCCGCCGCTGGCTGCGCCACCGTTACGGCACCCTCGACGCGCTCAACGAAGCCTGGGGCGCCGCCTTCTGGAGCCAGGCCTATGGCAGCTGGGACGAGCTGATCCCGCCGCGCCGCGCCCAGTACCTCGTCAACCCCGCGCATGCGCTCGACTTCCGCCGCTTCACCAGCGACGCGCTGCTGGAGTGCTTCACCGCCGAACGCGACATCCTGCGCGCACACGACCCGGACACCCCCGTCACCACCAACTTCATGCCGTTCTTCGCGGGCGTGGATGGCTGGGCCTGGGCGGCCGGGGAGGACGTCGTCTCCGCCGACATCTACCCCGACCCCGCCGACCCGCACGGCGGAGCGGAGAACGCCCTCGTCCAGGACCTCACCCGCTCGCAGGCCGACGGCCCCTGGATGCTGATGGAGCAGGCCGCGGGCGCCGTGAACTGGCGGCCCGTCAACCGGCCGAAGCCGCGCGGGCTGATGCGCCTGTGGTCCCTGCAGGCCGTGGCGCGCGGGGCCGACGCCGTCTGCTTCTTCCAGTGGCGGCAGTCCCGGCAGGGCAGCGAGAAGTTCCACTCCGCGATGCTGCCGCACGCGGGCGAGCACAGCCGGACCTTCCAACAGGTGCGCGAACTCGGCGCCGAACTGGCCTCCCTGGGCGGCGAGGTGGCGGGCCGGCCGGTGCCGGCCGGGGCGGCGGTCCTGCACGACTGGGACGCCTGGTGGTCGGCCCAGGGCGAGGGGCGCCCCTCCGCCCTCGTCACCCACGACGGCCTGCTGCGCGCCTGGCACCGGGCGCTGTGGGAGGCGGGGATCACCGCCGACTTCGCCCGCCCCACCGCGGACCTCGGCCGCTACCGCCTCGTCGCCGTCCCGCACCTCCACCTGCTCACCGACGACTCGCTGCGCAACCTCACCGCCTACGTGCGCGGCGGCGGGACCCTGGTCTGCGGCTTCTTCACCGGCGTCACCGACGGCGACGACCGGGTCCGCCCCGGCGGCGTCGACGCCCGGTTGCGCGAGCTGCTGGGGATCGCCACCGTGCACGAGTGGTGGCCGCTGGCCGAGGACGAGACGGTTACGCTCGCCACCGTCGCCGCCGCGAGCGGTCTGCCGGGCACCTTCACCGGAACCCTCTGGTCCGAGGACCTCGAACTCGCCGGAGCCGAGCCCGTCGCCGTTCTCCGGGGCGGCGAGCTGGACGGCGGCCCGGCCGTCACCCGCCACCGCCACGGCGCCGGCACCGCCTGGTACGTCTCCACCCTGCCCGAACCCCCGGCCCTGCGCGCCCTGCTGGCGCACGCCGCCGATGCCGCCGGGCTGCGGCCCGCGCTCCCCGGACTCCCCGCCGGCGTGGAGGCGGTCCGCCGCGGCGACCTGCTCTTCCTCCTCAACCACAGCGGCGCCCCGGCCGTGGTCCCGCTCCCCGCCCCGGCCACCGACGTACTGACCGGGCGGGACCACACCGCCGCCGTCCGCCTCGACCGCCACGGCGCCGCCGCGCTGCGCACCGGGGCACGGCGGACCGGAGCACCGCACGCACCGCACGCTCCCGAACCCCCACCCCCGTAG
- a CDS encoding carbohydrate ABC transporter permease translates to MSATAPLRTATAPPDPPSAPTAPRPDRRGGRPVWEEEPGPAGQGLKGVALVTVCAAILGPLWVVVVTSLSDQKTITEAGGLVIVPKTITFRAYQELLSGGTVTRATVISLLVTLVGTAISMAVSILCAYGLSRPGSLLHRPILMTLLVTMFFSAGLIPTYLLVTGIGLQDSYWAMILPSAVSVFNILVLRAFFMNTAPELIDSARIDGAGEWRILLRIVMPLSKAVIAVISLFYAVGYWSQWFNAMIYLNDAGKWPLQMILRQLVIKQEAPQGMSQMIATQQVPGLAVQMAVMVLALIPVVAVYPFVQKHFTKGMLTGAIKG, encoded by the coding sequence ATGAGCGCCACGGCACCGCTGCGGACGGCCACCGCACCACCGGACCCGCCGTCCGCCCCGACGGCTCCGAGGCCGGACCGGCGCGGCGGACGGCCCGTGTGGGAGGAGGAGCCCGGGCCGGCCGGGCAGGGCCTGAAGGGCGTCGCCCTCGTCACCGTCTGCGCGGCGATCCTCGGCCCGCTCTGGGTGGTCGTCGTCACCAGCCTCTCCGACCAGAAGACCATCACCGAGGCCGGCGGGCTGGTGATCGTCCCGAAGACCATCACCTTCCGGGCCTACCAGGAGCTGCTGAGCGGCGGGACGGTCACCCGCGCCACGGTCATCAGCCTGCTGGTCACCCTGGTGGGCACCGCCATCAGCATGGCCGTCTCCATCCTCTGCGCCTACGGGCTCTCCCGGCCCGGATCCCTGCTGCACCGGCCGATCCTGATGACCCTGCTGGTCACCATGTTCTTCAGCGCCGGCCTCATCCCCACGTATCTGCTGGTCACCGGCATCGGCCTGCAGGACAGCTACTGGGCGATGATCCTGCCGAGCGCCGTCTCGGTCTTCAACATCCTCGTCCTGCGGGCCTTCTTCATGAACACCGCGCCGGAGCTCATCGACAGCGCCCGGATCGACGGCGCGGGGGAGTGGCGCATCCTGCTGCGCATCGTGATGCCGCTGTCCAAGGCCGTCATCGCCGTCATCTCGCTCTTCTACGCGGTCGGCTACTGGAGCCAGTGGTTCAACGCGATGATCTACCTCAACGACGCCGGGAAATGGCCGCTCCAGATGATCCTGCGGCAGCTCGTCATCAAGCAGGAGGCGCCGCAGGGCATGTCCCAGATGATCGCCACCCAGCAGGTCCCGGGACTGGCCGTGCAGATGGCGGTCATGGTCCTGGCGCTGATCCCGGTGGTGGCCGTCTACCCCTTCGTGCAGAAGCACTTCACCAAGGGGATGCTCACGGGCGCCATCAAGGGCTGA
- a CDS encoding ABC transporter permease: protein MSSAVRPRATGAPAGTTAPDDGRGGRPGAPRPAAASRRWYRLRRDRSLLLMALPAVGLLVLFVYVPLIWTTVAFKDYDPYLSGLWDSPWTGWENFSLLLSDSRFWDAGVNTLAITFLQLTLFFPVPIALALLLNSLMSERVRAVVQSVLYLPHFFSWVLVITVFQQMLGGAGLISQLLRARGYEGFDLMTDPGVFKFLVTAQLVWKDAGWGVIVFLAALSAVNQDLYEAAAADGAGRWRRMWHVTLPALRPVIALLLVLRVGDALTVGFEQILLQRDAVGPGASEVFDTYVWWVGIANGDYGVAAAGGLVKGVFSLVLVLLANKVAHLLGEQGVYRK from the coding sequence GTGAGCAGCGCCGTGCGCCCCCGGGCCACGGGGGCGCCCGCCGGCACCACCGCTCCGGACGACGGACGGGGCGGCCGTCCGGGCGCGCCCCGGCCCGCGGCCGCCTCCCGCCGCTGGTACCGGCTGCGCCGCGACCGGTCCCTGCTGCTGATGGCGCTCCCGGCGGTCGGCCTGCTGGTGCTGTTCGTCTATGTCCCGCTGATCTGGACCACGGTCGCCTTCAAGGACTACGACCCGTATCTCTCCGGGCTGTGGGACAGCCCGTGGACCGGCTGGGAGAACTTCTCCCTGCTGCTGTCCGACAGCCGCTTCTGGGACGCCGGCGTCAACACGCTCGCCATCACCTTCCTCCAGCTCACCCTGTTCTTCCCGGTCCCCATCGCACTGGCGCTGCTCCTCAACAGCCTCATGAGCGAGCGCGTCCGGGCCGTCGTGCAGAGCGTGCTCTACCTCCCGCACTTCTTCTCCTGGGTGCTGGTCATCACCGTCTTCCAGCAGATGCTGGGCGGCGCCGGGCTGATCTCCCAGCTGCTGCGCGCCCGCGGCTACGAAGGCTTCGATCTGATGACCGACCCGGGCGTCTTCAAGTTCCTGGTCACCGCGCAGCTGGTGTGGAAGGACGCGGGCTGGGGCGTCATCGTCTTCCTCGCCGCGCTGTCCGCCGTCAACCAGGACCTGTACGAGGCCGCGGCCGCCGACGGCGCCGGACGGTGGCGCCGCATGTGGCACGTCACGCTGCCCGCGCTGCGGCCCGTCATCGCGCTGCTGCTGGTGCTGCGCGTCGGCGACGCGCTGACCGTCGGCTTCGAACAGATCCTGCTCCAGCGGGACGCGGTCGGACCGGGTGCCTCGGAGGTGTTCGACACCTACGTGTGGTGGGTCGGCATAGCCAACGGCGACTACGGCGTCGCCGCGGCGGGCGGCCTGGTCAAGGGAGTCTTCAGCCTGGTCCTGGTCCTGCTGGCCAACAAGGTCGCCCATCTGCTGGGCGAACAGGGGGTGTACCGGAAATGA
- a CDS encoding extracellular solute-binding protein, whose product MPNFQGPDHASGRPSPHSRRTFLAGAAAVTAAVAGGAPLLSGCSSGESTNRGGTTSGKELKDLLPAHVASRASDPDIPSRNGSSPGFTRAPEPGDLAVSVRGKPGSGGTYTAFTPLWGTPPAKDAAYYRAVNKALGAEIRWQTQDGNTYGEKLSAVLASDGIADIVCIPQWEMQGRIHGAISAKFADLGPYLSGDKVKKYPNLAAIPTAAWQMSVFGGKLRGLPMPARPLGGVVPFYRQDLFEKEGWEVPDGPDAFLALAKEITRPASKRWACEDMWWSAQIIFGCPPEKPYYWTERDGKLVHKVETDAWLEALEWTRKLYAAGVVHPDAVAGKANDAATRFTSGQSLMMNDGDAKWYGLTFEQASANPDFRIQGMDFFGPGGGDPVLYQGAPASLWSFLNKELPKERIEECLALADFIAAPYGTREQRLVDYGTEGEHYTLKDGVPVKTEKGVKEVMDTYRFIVSAEASVAYPDHPQVVKDYCGWMQRMGAHMRKPLFYGMQIQEPTRYASLYTPFEDLAKDVVRGRKSLRDAQRAVTDWRKGGGDKLRDWYAELLEKNGSGV is encoded by the coding sequence ATGCCGAACTTCCAGGGCCCGGACCACGCTTCCGGCCGCCCCAGCCCGCACAGCAGACGGACGTTCCTCGCCGGAGCGGCCGCCGTCACCGCGGCCGTGGCCGGCGGCGCGCCCCTGCTCAGCGGCTGCTCCTCGGGCGAGAGCACCAACCGGGGCGGTACGACCAGCGGCAAGGAGCTCAAGGACCTGCTGCCCGCCCATGTGGCCTCCCGGGCGAGCGACCCGGACATCCCCAGCCGCAACGGCTCCAGCCCCGGCTTCACCCGGGCCCCCGAGCCCGGGGACCTCGCGGTCTCCGTCCGCGGCAAGCCGGGCAGCGGCGGCACCTACACCGCCTTCACCCCGCTCTGGGGCACCCCGCCCGCGAAGGATGCCGCCTACTACCGGGCCGTCAACAAGGCGCTCGGCGCCGAGATCCGCTGGCAGACCCAGGACGGCAACACCTACGGCGAGAAGCTGAGCGCCGTTCTCGCCTCCGACGGCATCGCCGACATCGTCTGCATACCGCAGTGGGAGATGCAGGGCCGCATCCACGGCGCGATCAGCGCCAAGTTCGCCGACCTCGGCCCGTATCTCTCCGGCGACAAGGTGAAGAAGTACCCCAACCTCGCCGCCATCCCCACCGCCGCCTGGCAGATGTCCGTCTTCGGCGGGAAGCTGCGCGGCCTGCCGATGCCCGCGCGCCCGCTCGGCGGCGTCGTCCCCTTCTACCGGCAGGACCTCTTCGAGAAGGAGGGCTGGGAGGTCCCGGACGGCCCGGACGCGTTCCTCGCCCTCGCCAAGGAGATCACCCGCCCCGCGAGCAAGCGGTGGGCCTGCGAGGACATGTGGTGGTCCGCCCAGATCATCTTCGGCTGCCCGCCCGAGAAGCCGTACTACTGGACCGAGCGGGACGGCAAGCTGGTCCACAAGGTCGAGACGGACGCCTGGCTCGAAGCCCTGGAGTGGACGCGGAAACTCTACGCCGCCGGGGTCGTCCACCCGGACGCCGTCGCCGGCAAGGCCAACGACGCGGCCACCCGCTTCACCTCCGGGCAGTCGCTGATGATGAACGACGGCGACGCCAAGTGGTACGGCCTCACCTTCGAACAGGCCTCCGCCAACCCGGACTTCCGCATCCAGGGCATGGACTTCTTCGGCCCGGGCGGCGGCGACCCCGTCCTCTACCAGGGCGCCCCCGCCAGCCTCTGGTCCTTCCTCAACAAGGAGCTGCCGAAGGAGCGGATCGAGGAGTGCCTCGCCCTCGCCGACTTCATCGCCGCGCCCTACGGCACGCGTGAGCAGCGGCTCGTCGACTACGGCACCGAGGGCGAGCACTACACGCTGAAGGACGGGGTGCCGGTGAAGACGGAGAAGGGTGTCAAGGAGGTCATGGACACCTACCGCTTCATCGTCTCCGCCGAGGCATCCGTCGCCTACCCCGACCATCCCCAGGTGGTGAAGGACTACTGCGGCTGGATGCAGCGGATGGGCGCCCACATGCGCAAGCCGCTCTTCTACGGCATGCAGATCCAGGAGCCCACCCGGTACGCCTCCCTCTACACGCCGTTCGAGGACCTCGCCAAGGACGTGGTCCGCGGCCGCAAGTCGCTGCGCGACGCGCAGCGGGCCGTCACCGACTGGCGCAAGGGCGGGGGCGACAAGCTGCGCGACTGGTACGCGGAGCTGCTGGAGAAGAACGGCAGCGGAGTGTGA